CGCCTCCGGATCACCGGGGACCGCGGTCGCGAACGCCTGGCGCTCGTTGGGTCCGTGCCAGTGTGCGGCCACTGTGGGCGTAAAAAGCACCACGCGCCATTCATCGGGTAGTGAAACGCGCGCGAGCAGTGGCGAAATGTCTTCCCCCGGCAATTTGCCGCGATCAATGAGTAACCCGCCCCGATCGAAGCCGTAGACGCCGATCGCGGAGCGCTCCCCGCGCCCGATTCGCGCTGCGAGTTCCGTTGAGGACACCTCTTCTTCCCCGCTTGCTGTTGCAATTGCCTTCGCGACAGCCAGGCCGAGTTGCGTCCCCACGCCGAGGCCGGTGTGTTCCGCCGGACAGCGCTCGACCAGCACCTGAAACGGCCGGCGGCGCTCTTCGGGCAGCGCGAGCATGAAGCGCATCGCAAAGATTTGTGCCCGGCTCGCGAGCGGCCCCTCGAACTGCCAGGAGTCCGCGGGCCGGACGGTCACAACCACGCCGGGGTGATCGATCATCAGCCCCGCGCCGCCAAAGGCCCGCGCACCGGCTTCTAACTCGCCCACAACTGGCACCCGAAACAGCCCGAAGTGCAACCGGCTCGGCGCGACCACGCGAATCATCGACCCGCCTCCACATCGCGCAACTTCGCTTCGAGCAAGTCCATTGCAGCGCGCTCATCCGGTCCGCCGGTCTTGCCCACAATTACGCGGAGTTTAGCAAATTCCGCAGCGACCTCCGCGAGCGGCAGGATGTGCAAGCGCGTCGCAAAGATCGCGGCTTCGACGACCGCGTGCTTCGCGCGGTTGAAGCCGAAAAAGTCGCGCGTGTGCCCCGCGTGAACCACCTCGGCTTCCAAACTCACGCGCTCGCCGGTCGCGTCCACCGACGTCACCACGAACTCGAAGTGCCGGCACGAATCGGCCAGCACAAACCCGCGCACGCGATCGGCCGGGCGCGTCGCGGGCACGATACCCACGGCCCCAATTGCGGCCTTCGCCAAGAGTAGCGCGTCATCGGTCACGTGGAGCACGCCCTCGCGGTGGCGGAGCAAGTTCTGGTACGTGTTGGACGTCGGGAACGGCCTCAGCGTGAACCGCGCGAAGTCCGCGGTCACGCGCGGCCCCATCGGGGCGAGGTGCGGCGCGCCGGTGCCGTCGAGCGTAGTTACGAGGCCTTCGAGGATCATAGTAATCCGGGCGAACGGCCGGTGTCAGCCGGCCGGTTGGAGAGTTTTTCACCGGCCGGCTGACACCGGCCGCTCGCCCGTTCCCTCCAGGCTCCGCAACAGTCCGGCGGCCTTGTGCAGCGTTTCTTCGTACTCGCGTGCGGGGTCACTATCGGCCACGATTCCCCCGCCCACGGGGAACTGCACCCACCCGCGGCCCGCGGTGAACGTCCGGATCAGGATATTCGTGTCCATCGCGCCGTCGAACCCGATCCAGCCGAGGCTGCCACAGTACGGCCCGCGTGCGGTCGGTTCCAGCTCCGCGATGATCTCCATTGCCCGCACTTTCGGCGCGCCCGTCACGCTCCCACCGGGAAACGTCGCTCGGAGCAAATCGAGCGGATCGAGACCCGCGCGGAGTTTCCCGCGAACTTCCGAAACGAGGTGGTGTACAAAACGGAACGTTTCCACTTCGCACACGCGCGGCACCTTCACCGACCCGAACTCACAAACCCGGCCGATGTCGTTGCGGAGCAGGTCCACGATCATCACGTTTTCGGCCCGGTCCTTCGGGCTGGAGGAGAGATCGCGGATCAGGGCCGCGTCCTCTTCGGGCGTCTTCCCGCGCGGGCGCGTGCCCTTGATCGGTCGCGTTTCGACTGCGCCGTCGGGGTGGACACGCAAGAAGCGTTCCGGCGACGCGCTGAGGATCTGGAACTCGCCGAGGTCGAAGTACCCCGCAAATGGCGCCGGGTTGAGAGCACGCAGCCGGCCGTAGAGTTCGAGCGGGTGCTCGCGGAGCGGCGCGAGTAACCGCTGCGACAGATTCACCTGGAAGCAATCGCCCGCGTGGACATATTCGACTGCGCGCCGGACTGCGGCTTCGTAACCGGCGCGGTCGAAGTTGCTCGTGACCCCGGGGAAACCGGGAAGCGGGTATTGCGGTTCGAGTAGGATGTCATTCGCCGGATTATCGCACCCCAAAAAGTCTGTGACAGCAGGCTGCGTGTGTTCGGATCGCAATAAGCGAAGTACCTCATGGAGCCGCTTCTCGCGTCGACGCTTTCGCGTACCCCGATCCGACTCGGGATAGCCGTGGGAGAGAAGCCACGCACGGTTCTGCTCATGGTCGAAGCTGATGACCCAATCGTAAATTCCGAGGGCCTCGTCCGGCGAGTCAATATCGCGATAACGACGCGACCCATCCAGTCGCGCCTCAAATGCCCCACCCAACTCGTACCCGAGCAGTGCAGCAATACCGCCTTGAAATGGCGGCAAATTCGGTACGGCTGCGACTTTCCACGCTGCGAGTTGGGACGACAGTTGCGTAAACCGCGGGAAGAGGGACCGTTTCGGGGCCTCCAACGCATAGGGTGGAAACAATTCGGCAGTGTCCCACCCCGGTGGATCGGCGCTCACATACGAATAGCGCCCGCGGTCGGCGTGCTTTTCGGCGGAGTCGAGGAACAGCAAGTGCGGGAGGTGCGATAGCTTGCGTGCGACGGCCCACGGGTCCGGGGGCGGAACGAGTTCGACCGCGAGTGGACCGCCCGGCGCTGTCGGCACGGGCACCGCGTCGAACTGGAGTGAGGGGCCGGGGTCCATACAGTGAAGTATACAGCGCGCGTCCGGTGGCACACTGCGAGCCAGTGATGACCTCCCATGCAGAAAAAGAACTTTGACAGGATTTAGGTGTTACGCAGTGCAGCGTTTTTGGTCCTTGCGCGAGCGGC
The Gemmata palustris DNA segment above includes these coding regions:
- a CDS encoding DUF447 domain-containing protein, with the translated sequence MILEGLVTTLDGTGAPHLAPMGPRVTADFARFTLRPFPTSNTYQNLLRHREGVLHVTDDALLLAKAAIGAVGIVPATRPADRVRGFVLADSCRHFEFVVTSVDATGERVSLEAEVVHAGHTRDFFGFNRAKHAVVEAAIFATRLHILPLAEVAAEFAKLRVIVGKTGGPDERAAMDLLEAKLRDVEAGR
- the pabB gene encoding aminodeoxychorismate synthase component I; this encodes MDPGPSLQFDAVPVPTAPGGPLAVELVPPPDPWAVARKLSHLPHLLFLDSAEKHADRGRYSYVSADPPGWDTAELFPPYALEAPKRSLFPRFTQLSSQLAAWKVAAVPNLPPFQGGIAALLGYELGGAFEARLDGSRRYRDIDSPDEALGIYDWVISFDHEQNRAWLLSHGYPESDRGTRKRRREKRLHEVLRLLRSEHTQPAVTDFLGCDNPANDILLEPQYPLPGFPGVTSNFDRAGYEAAVRRAVEYVHAGDCFQVNLSQRLLAPLREHPLELYGRLRALNPAPFAGYFDLGEFQILSASPERFLRVHPDGAVETRPIKGTRPRGKTPEEDAALIRDLSSSPKDRAENVMIVDLLRNDIGRVCEFGSVKVPRVCEVETFRFVHHLVSEVRGKLRAGLDPLDLLRATFPGGSVTGAPKVRAMEIIAELEPTARGPYCGSLGWIGFDGAMDTNILIRTFTAGRGWVQFPVGGGIVADSDPAREYEETLHKAAGLLRSLEGTGERPVSAGR